Part of the Oncorhynchus masou masou isolate Uvic2021 chromosome 24, UVic_Omas_1.1, whole genome shotgun sequence genome is shown below.
cacacacacacacacacacacacacaaaccttgtGATCTGGCCTCTTCCCTGCTTCAGAGAGCTGatctgtcaacacacacacacaacctgtggCCTGGCCTCTTCCCTGCTTCAGAGAGCTGatctgtcaacacacacacacaacctgtggCCTGGCCTCTTCCCTGCTGCAGAGAGCTGATCTGTCAGAGGATTTCCTCCTGCTGCTGACACCAGGACACCAGCCACAGGCTAGGACTGAGGACTGGCACGCAGAGCCCTGCTGAGCTCAGTTTCCTGAcacccgaacacacacacacacacacacacacacacacacacacacacacacacacacacacacacactacttgtACACATCTATGTATGAACAAAAAGGCATGAACCAAAACGATAACAAACTGGTCCTGTATGAACCTACATTATAACATACTGGTCCTGTCTGAACCTACAATATAACAAACTGGTCCTGTCTGAACCTACATTATAACAAACTGGTCCTGTCTGAACCTACAATATAACAAACTGGTCCTGTCTGAACCTACATTATAACAAACTGGTCCTGTCTGAACCTACATTATAACAAACTGGTCCTGTCTGAACCTACATTATAACAAACTGGTCCTGTCTGAACCTACATTATAACAAACTGGTCCTGTCTGAACCTACATTATAACAAGCTGGTCCTGTCTGAACCTACAATATAACAAACTGGTCCTGTCTGAACCTACAATATAACAAACTGGTCCTGTCTGAACCTACAATATAACAAACTGGTCCTGTCTGAACCTACATTATAACAAACTGGTCCTGTCTGAACCTACATTATAACAAACTGGTCCTGTCTGAACCTACATTATAACAAGCTGGTCCTGTCTGAATCTACAATATAACAAACTGGTCCTGTCTGAACCTACAATATAACAAACTGGTCCTGTCTGAACCTACATTATAACAAACTGGTCCTGTCTGAACCTACATTATAACAAGCTGGTCCTGTCTGAATCTACACGATATCAAACTGGTCCTGTCTGAACCTACATGATAACAAACTGGTCCTGTCTGAACCTACATGATAACAAACTGGTTCTGTATGGCTCAGTTGACAGAGCATGTTGATTGCAACAGTaggattgtgggttcgattcccaggtCAACCCATATGTAGAAATGTATGTTGCTTTggaaaagtgtctgctaaatgtcatACACATAATATATTAAAATATACAGTACACCAAGCTGTATTCTACTATCTACCCacctctatctacagtatctctgtGAGGCAATGCTCTGTCTGGCCCCAAGGGCCTGGCTGTCTCCGGTCTACTGATTAGTAGATTAGTTGGAAGATAGTTGCTGAATTGTGGTCATAATGTGTTACTATACGCTTCATATAACTGACTGTTACTGCCGGTCCTGAATACAGTATGACATGTTCAAAGATTTCAATTtgaacatacatttttttatgtttttgAGAGACCAGAGAGTATCTGTGATGGTTTATAGTGTGAAAGAGGTTTGTATTGAATGTATGAAAACATCAACGTGGGATAAATGTGTGTTAGAGGCAACACTCTTCCTTGTACCACCATGTGGGTTGGCTCCCACACAACACCCACTTCCTGTAGAATGAGGACCTGTCAGATAGAGCCTCCCCTCATCAGTACAATCCCCCTCCACCCCAGACCACAATGCTATGCTGACAGACACTCACAAACACCTTGCCACTCTCAGACATAGAGCTTGGGGCAGCGATGGGGTAGATCAGACACACCTGTCTGTGGATGTCAtggttctccatctcacctcgaGGGTAGTCTGTGTCTGGCTCTGGATCATAGCAGGCTGGGTGAACGTACTGGGGCAGGGGATTATAGATGAGGCTGTCCCTCACCTGTCAAAGAAAGGTAGGTttgggcctttctagggagtttttcctagccaccgtgcttctacacctgcattgcttgctgtttggggttttaagctgggtttctgtacagcactttgagatatcagctaatgtacgaagggctatataaatacatttgatttgatgttgattTGAGGACATTGGACCACCAGTTTGTTTTTGAACACAATGATTTGACAGAAATAGTCCTCTGGAATAGTGTTATGGCGAGACAAAACAAGGCAACATTGTTATTCGTCTCTCAGCTGAACATCTCTCTCGTGGTGGATTATTGGTGATTTATGCCTTGTTTTTACAAAAGATAGTAAACAAAAATGTATGCACCCATTACTGTAACTCACTCTGGGTTAAAGCATCTACTAAATGGCAAAATAATATTTGTTACAGCATTATAAAACAATAATAAATTATAGAATTCAACATTTTTATTTCAAAACTGTAGTAAATGATATTATTGCCCATACAGATGTGTTGTTGTTGGCTGGTGATGCAGATCCAAAGTGTTTTACCAGGACACAGTATGACTTCACCTGTTTCTGGGAGACACCAGGCAACACAGCTTATGACTTCTTCTACAGGAATGATAAGTATGTTCAATGTATTCTGGTAAATTGTAAAATGTCAATATTTTCAGAAAATACACCAACATGTATTACAGTTGAAGTGAACAGTTGACATACACTCTGTACTGCCAGGCACTGCCACCAGTCATCTTTCCTCTGTCCCTGATCAGTGAGGAAAAGGAGAAGCGGTGTAAACTGACTCtccagaggacagagaagggggaggaagaggaggaggaggggaaggttcTCCACATCTGCTTCTTCCCTTGCTCTGACGTCTTCCTGTTCACGCTCACACACATCAGAGTGGTGGAGAGCAGCTCCAACTACACACTTTTCACACGCACCATCAGCGTTGAGGaccagggtgagagagagaggattttaGTAGATAGAAACCTAAAGATCATCctccctgtttctctgtttctctctcaattcaattcaattcaattcaagggctttattggcatgggaaacatgtgttaacattgccaaagcaagtaaggtagataatatataaagttaaataaacaataaaaattaacagtagacatcacacatacagaagtttcaaaacaataaagacattcaatatatatatatatatatatatatatatatatatatatacattacaaatatgacatttgtaatgtcatttgtaatgtctttattgttttgaaacttctgtatatatatatatatatatatatatatatatatatatatatatatatatatatatacagtgttttaacaatgtacaaatggtaaaggacatggtaaaggacacaggataaaataaataaacatagatatgggttgtatttacaatggtgcgtgttcttcactggttgcccttttctcgtggcaacaggtcacaaatcttgctgctctgatggcacactgtggaatttcacccagtagatatgggagtttttcaaaattggatttgttttcgaatactttgtggatctgtgtaatctgagggaaatatgtctctctaatatggtcatatggtctctctctctctctctctctctctctctctctctctctctctctctctctctctctctctctctctctctttctttctttctttctttctttctttctttctttctttctttctttctttctttctttctttctttctttctttctttctttctttctttctttctttctttctttctttctttctcaggTCTCCTGGAACCCCCTGTGAATGTATCCCTTCACCCAACAGGGCAAGCTGGGCAGTTGCAGGTGTCTTGGCACGCACCAAGAGATTGGGAGAACAATGTGCATTATGGGATGCATTACTCCTCCCAGGGACTAGGGGAGAGGACAGAACTGGTACTGAAACTCAGAAACACAAAATCAACACCAATTCATCCAGTCAGATTCACTGCAAGGGGAAAAAGATAGATTAATTAAGTGTTTGGTAAAAAATCTATCATGACTAGTGCATTCACTATTAGTACCCACCTTGATGGTAGGCTACAGGGCATCCATTTTGTGCAAGAACGTTGTCACTCAAATTCCATTCACTGTGCTGCTGCTGTAGACTTCCTGTGATatttcttccctctctgtctccagataAAGTACATGAGGTCCCCCATTCACAGCCTGGTTTCTCTGCTGCCAGGGGAGGTGGTCAGCGTCGAGCTGAGGGTCAAACCCAATGgctacagtgagacagagacCAGCGGTCACTGGAGCGACTGGTCGGTCCCCATCACTGCCATGGTACCTCAGAGCGCAGGTGGGTGAACTACTGAGTATAGGCTAAAGACGGATAAAGACACCAGTGCacatgtggggcggcaggtagcccagcgggtaggagtgttgggccagtatccgaaaggttgctggattgaatcaaccaagctgacaaggtaaaaatctgacaTTCTGCCCCTGAGGAAGGCAGTTAACAACTATTCGACCGTTCTCCAAAGACGAGGATGTAGATTAAGGcggccccctgcacctctctgattcagaggggttggcttaaatgcggaagacacatttcatttgAATACATTAAGATGATGTTGTTTACTGACAGCACTGTAAGAGTGATGGGGTTTACTACCACTGTTTTCCAGCTGATATCTCATTGTTGTGTCATACCTCTGACCTGCAAAACATCACCTGCCAATGGAATGGGCAGTCCTACAGAgatgctacctacaccttaaaCTACAAGCTGGGACCCAGGTAGATGTTAACATACAAATGACCTCAACAAACATGTTACTCTACATGACTACAGCAAAACACTCCACAGTGAGACATAAATGAAGGCAACGCTCATATTGCATTGTAAAACATACTTGGTGATTATGTATCATTAAACCTCTGGTTGTGTAATTTCTGCAGTAAAAGGGAGAGTTGGAGAAAGTGTCTGCAGAAGGAGAACACCTCCTACCACTGCCGTTTCCATGGAGCGGAGTCCAGCGAGATACTGGTTAAACTCAGTACTGGTCCTGGTTCTCTCAAACGGACCTTCTACACTGAACCCTTCAGACTCAACAACAGCAGTGAGTCACACTGATAATAGATGACTTGGCAGCTGTGAACGCTTCCTTTCAGTCAAAAAAGGAGACACCGGTgctgtgtctttggctatgccggattaagtggtatgacatgctattctataaaatcatttctccgtaattaatatttcctgattgagctaatcatgtaaatgtaattaactagagagtcgggcaccacaaaataatatttatagagctgttatcttccgaataaacccTTAAAGtaagtaatattttacatcaatagcagtcaatattaatcgtcatcttaattcagtctcatctgaaagttgtaaattcttggttatctgcacgaaccctggctaacaagttggactagcaatacaaaattgggtttaattatttatttactaaatacctaactaatcatacagaattacacatacacataattaaatcataacttgattacaaattacgtcataaaggaaaacgtccctagcgggcggaacagatattacagctggttacacaaaagaaaaggggctgggtttgagtgaaagagcgggaagactgagaaacaaagggaagaagctgtgctatcgtaaatacagtatcttatgcattctaaattaccgcccatttgcaaaaggaaaatgcaataaatatttactctgagctgcgcttcggttggttggtggtagatggaaggccgtgttgcccaactgagtcctttgaagaatgtctctggttgtcaattgggtacgttgtagtaacgtcattgGGTGATAGACTGGacactctgtctgttccttcctaaccctcgtttgcatctgctgttgctaactgaACGGCTTGGAGGTATGC
Proteins encoded:
- the LOC135513186 gene encoding thrombopoietin receptor-like isoform X1; protein product: MLTDTHKHLATLRHRAWGSDGVDQTHLSVDVMVLHLTSRVVCVWLWIIAGWVNVLGQGIIDEAVPHLSKKDVLLLAGDADPKCFTRTQYDFTCFWETPGNTAYDFFYRNDNEEKEKRCKLTLQRTEKGEEEEEEGKVLHICFFPCSDVFLFTLTHIRVVESSSNYTLFTRTISVEDQGLLEPPVNVSLHPTGQAGQLQVSWHAPRDWENNVHYGMHYSSQGLGERTELIKYMRSPIHSLVSLLPGEVVSVELRVKPNGYSETETSGHWSDWSVPITAMVPQSAADISLLCHTSDLQNITCQWNGQSYRDATYTLNYKLGPSKRESWRKCLQKENTSYHCRFHGAESSEILVKLSTGPGSLKRTFYTEPFRLNNSIQTGPPGGLRGQWEGGRLRLRWGTPLLALSLHLMYQLRYQPQGEAVWKLVTLQVSENSICLDVQTGSQYFIQVRARPNGSVYAGYWSDWSPPLTVDTPSDIAGALFIICIPLMMLILSVVFLSMISRYLSKLKRYLWPPIPKLDKVLHGFLTDINGQTWDPPFIIKQYSEVTPASVVEIMSEREAPGGGKLPRESSLLLSPERGSAGGEEERLPTLALELSQDYVTLATDDGIPCLRGNKYVYDGEVGAESRSLGEDEVLQMRCHCSSNFPSSSSTTDILNRSYMLLAEQPIERLDCQDSSRACKLYANLKRTNSANANT
- the LOC135513186 gene encoding thrombopoietin receptor-like isoform X2, whose translation is MLTDTHKHLATLRHRAWGSDGVDQTHLSVDVMVLHLTSRVVCVWLWIIAGWVNVLGQGIIDEAVPHLSKKDVLLLAGDADPKCFTRTQYDFTCFWETPGNTAYDFFYRNDNEEKEKRCKLTLQRTEKGEEEEEEGKVLHICFFPCSDVFLFTLTHIRVVESSSNYTLFTRTISVEDQGLLEPPVNVSLHPTGQAGQLQVSWHAPRDWENNVHYGMHYSSQGLGERTELIKYMRSPIHSLVSLLPGEVVSVELRVKPNGYSETETSGHWSDWSVPITAMVPQSAADISLLCHTSDLQNITCQWNGQSYRDATYTLNYKLGPSKRESWRKCLQKENTSYHCRFHGAESSEILVKLSTGPGSLKRTFYTEPFRLNNSIQTGPPGGLRGQWEGGRLRLRWGTPLLALSLHLMYQLRYQPQGEAVWKLVTLQVSENSICLDVQTGSQYFIQVRARPNGSVYAGYWSDWSPPLTVDTPSDIGALFIICIPLMMLILSVVFLSMISRYLSKLKRYLWPPIPKLDKVLHGFLTDINGQTWDPPFIIKQYSEVTPASVVEIMSEREAPGGGKLPRESSLLLSPERGSAGGEEERLPTLALELSQDYVTLATDDGIPCLRGNKYVYDGEVGAESRSLGEDEVLQMRCHCSSNFPSSSSTTDILNRSYMLLAEQPIERLDCQDSSRACKLYANLKRTNSANANT